One Bacillus pseudomycoides genomic region harbors:
- a CDS encoding alpha/beta-type small acid-soluble spore protein produces MANNKSGNRNELLVQGAENALDQMKYEIAQEFGVQLGADTTARANGSVGGEITKRLVAMAEQQLGGGFTR; encoded by the coding sequence ATGGCAAACAATAAGAGCGGAAATCGTAATGAATTATTAGTTCAAGGAGCTGAAAATGCACTTGATCAAATGAAATATGAAATCGCGCAAGAGTTTGGTGTACAACTTGGTGCAGATACAACAGCTCGTGCAAACGGTTCGGTTGGTGGTGAAATCACTAAACGTTTAGTAGCAATGGCTGAACAACAACTTGGCGGTGGATTTACTCGTTAA
- a CDS encoding spore coat protein, giving the protein MESNTKGVHEVNELHEMLTFKNVCMTKSAVVASVAQDPTLQSLLQQDVNMSMKHCQDLKNLLS; this is encoded by the coding sequence ATGGAATCTAATACAAAAGGTGTTCATGAAGTGAATGAGTTACATGAAATGTTAACATTTAAAAATGTATGTATGACAAAGTCAGCTGTTGTGGCTAGCGTAGCACAAGATCCAACTCTACAAAGTTTATTACAACAAGATGTGAACATGTCTATGAAACATTGCCAAGACTTGAAGAACTTACTATCTTAA
- a CDS encoding IS6 family transposase: MEKQSLFKWKHYQPDIILLTVRWYLRYNLSFRDLVEMMEERGLSIAHTTIMHWVHQYGPQLEEKVRHHLKPTNDSWRVDETYIKVKGQWMYLYRAVDSEGNTIDFYLSKSRDKQAAKCFFKKALAFSYVSKPRVITVDKNPAYPVAIQALKKEKHMPEGIKLRQVRYLNNIVEQDHRFIKKRVCSMLGFKSLSTATSILAGVEAMHMIKKEQIDLQDQSVQNQKEFIHQLFGLVV; this comes from the coding sequence ATGGAAAAGCAAAGTCTATTCAAGTGGAAACATTATCAACCGGATATTATTTTATTAACCGTAAGATGGTACCTACGGTACAACCTAAGTTTCCGTGATTTGGTGGAAATGATGGAGGAAAGAGGATTATCCATCGCTCACACAACGATTATGCACTGGGTTCATCAATATGGACCTCAATTAGAAGAGAAAGTACGACATCATCTAAAACCAACAAATGATTCATGGAGAGTCGATGAAACTTATATTAAAGTAAAAGGACAATGGATGTATTTATATCGTGCCGTGGATTCAGAAGGGAATACCATTGATTTTTATCTAAGTAAATCAAGAGATAAACAAGCAGCCAAGTGCTTTTTCAAGAAAGCCTTGGCTTTTTCGTACGTTTCTAAACCTCGTGTGATAACAGTAGATAAGAACCCTGCCTATCCTGTAGCAATTCAAGCGCTAAAAAAAGAAAAACATATGCCCGAAGGCATAAAGCTAAGACAAGTTAGATATCTCAATAATATAGTGGAACAAGATCATCGTTTTATTAAGAAACGTGTGTGTTCTATGTTAGGGTTCAAGTCTCTTAGCACAGCTACATCCATTCTTGCAGGAGTAGAAGCCATGCATATGATTAAAAAAGAACAGATTGATTTACAGGATCAGTCTGTTCAAAACCAGAAAGAATTCATCCATCAATTATTCGGGCTAGTAGTATAA
- a CDS encoding YndM family protein — MKHIVALLIKYTAISAVLLMILGIFQDVSISRILLISLLITGTAYLIGDLFVLPRYGNMVATIADFGLSFLGIWVLTYFLTDIDLNRNISFSAFWSALLISVVEIFFHVYMKKMVLHDDNNSRESTNIHHDRYAMEISHEYLNRSEIEKVRCMQKEKDIKNKTK; from the coding sequence ATGAAACATATTGTTGCCTTATTAATTAAATATACCGCTATTAGTGCCGTATTATTGATGATATTAGGTATATTCCAGGACGTCTCAATTTCTAGAATATTACTGATTTCATTACTAATTACAGGGACAGCCTACTTAATAGGAGATTTATTTGTTCTACCTAGGTATGGGAACATGGTTGCTACAATTGCTGATTTTGGATTAAGTTTTTTAGGAATTTGGGTATTAACCTATTTTTTAACAGATATAGATTTAAATCGTAATATTAGTTTTTCTGCATTTTGGTCTGCTTTGCTTATTAGCGTGGTAGAAATATTCTTTCATGTTTATATGAAAAAAATGGTTTTACATGACGATAATAATTCACGAGAATCAACTAACATACATCATGATAGATATGCTATGGAGATCTCACATGAATATTTAAACCGTTCTGAAATAGAAAAAGTAAGATGCATGCAAAAGGAAAAAGATATAAAGAATAAAACGAAATAA
- a CDS encoding DUF1430 domain-containing protein produces MKKVVVFFLIVASILSGFIAFQQTDHKEFEKMEKVEQRIGKEFVIPDVLGFSNPSEIYPILLEAAKESHTNIFRTNVAYHEDEQAEILKYVLLTTETIYFKQFQLSGGNVLKPKDTFQGNAFLSTVHTKDTKQKGVIKDFGDNHEITIKPLQTSYEHLPMAGRYVVEGVDDKSYDAFLKLFSKKLNQHFKPKQYIVADDFKRNLSNNEEALDSPINSLSYIQYMVFIVLLCFLIYYVFNEAKRIGVIKMHGVSNVRLWFIVIGRTIASMFVLSIGISVLAAAFVKNVTSGFIYTIMFDQCKTYLIITILSLVSYFYISKIKVNQMIKNRKDTKGIFVFNTLLKVTCSIIFVLLGTSILEQYITVKEKQVNLKNWEKNKEYGVFYPLSVGNDEEQQGMHKTESSINGDLYPILNKMGALLIDSKEYEEIELSRNKDYKGIWSVTVNNNYLREFPLYDIHNQRVQVSEDTENWILLVPEKYQNREKEILRFFEEWRKPAIEYEEKRMHREVPNHLRNRKIDIIWIKNNQEIFSFNPDVYKSDNNKIRDEIIEVMTEKNSFVGERDLILGGGAKDPLKIKLMKRDAGLTYKTLEPELKRLGLDDNLRYLVTVDQNILKDIYDLQKTMKMLLTVTSGLIVGILFLVTQNIIVYFNKNQQKIVVHRLFGVGFFRTYKGYMLLFVLMWIVQLSICFIVKKEFDLKLLTVVAMLILIEFTASIIALITMERRNKKTVIKGG; encoded by the coding sequence ATGAAAAAAGTAGTTGTGTTTTTTCTTATTGTAGCTTCTATATTGTCAGGTTTTATTGCATTTCAACAAACGGATCATAAAGAATTTGAAAAAATGGAAAAGGTAGAACAGAGGATAGGTAAAGAGTTTGTTATCCCAGATGTACTGGGTTTTTCGAATCCTAGTGAAATTTATCCTATATTACTCGAGGCAGCAAAGGAGTCACATACAAATATTTTTCGTACAAATGTTGCGTATCATGAAGATGAACAAGCAGAAATTTTGAAGTATGTGTTACTAACAACTGAAACGATATATTTTAAACAGTTTCAGTTAAGTGGGGGGAATGTGTTAAAGCCAAAAGACACATTCCAAGGTAATGCTTTTTTATCGACAGTACATACGAAAGATACAAAACAAAAGGGAGTAATAAAAGATTTTGGAGATAATCATGAGATTACAATTAAACCGCTTCAAACGTCGTACGAACATTTACCTATGGCAGGAAGATATGTTGTAGAAGGAGTAGATGATAAATCATACGATGCATTTTTAAAGCTTTTCTCTAAAAAGCTAAATCAGCATTTTAAGCCGAAACAGTATATTGTTGCTGACGATTTTAAACGGAATCTTAGTAATAACGAAGAAGCTCTCGATTCACCAATTAATTCTTTATCCTATATTCAGTATATGGTGTTTATCGTGCTCCTATGTTTTCTCATTTATTATGTATTTAACGAAGCGAAAAGGATTGGCGTTATAAAAATGCACGGCGTATCGAATGTGCGTTTATGGTTTATCGTTATAGGTAGAACCATTGCTAGTATGTTTGTTTTATCGATAGGCATTTCCGTTCTTGCAGCTGCTTTCGTAAAAAATGTAACTTCAGGGTTTATCTACACCATTATGTTCGATCAATGTAAAACGTATCTCATTATTACAATATTATCTCTCGTTTCATATTTTTATATTTCTAAAATTAAAGTCAATCAAATGATTAAAAATAGAAAAGATACAAAAGGTATATTTGTATTCAATACGCTGTTGAAAGTTACTTGTTCTATTATATTTGTTTTATTAGGGACGTCTATTTTAGAACAATATATTACAGTGAAAGAAAAACAAGTGAATTTAAAAAACTGGGAGAAAAACAAAGAATATGGTGTCTTTTATCCGCTTTCTGTAGGGAATGATGAAGAACAACAAGGGATGCATAAAACGGAGTCAAGTATAAATGGTGATTTGTATCCTATTTTGAATAAAATGGGAGCGTTATTAATTGATTCCAAGGAGTATGAAGAAATAGAATTGTCTAGAAATAAAGATTATAAAGGAATTTGGTCAGTTACCGTAAATAATAATTACCTTCGCGAATTTCCGCTATATGACATACATAATCAGCGCGTGCAAGTTTCAGAAGATACGGAAAACTGGATTTTATTAGTACCTGAAAAATATCAGAACAGGGAAAAAGAAATTCTTCGCTTTTTTGAAGAATGGAGAAAGCCAGCAATAGAATATGAAGAAAAAAGAATGCACAGAGAGGTCCCGAATCATTTACGTAATCGAAAAATAGACATTATTTGGATAAAGAATAATCAGGAAATCTTTAGTTTCAATCCAGATGTATATAAATCTGACAATAACAAAATTAGAGATGAAATTATTGAGGTAATGACAGAGAAGAATAGTTTTGTTGGAGAAAGAGATCTTATATTAGGCGGAGGGGCGAAGGATCCTTTAAAAATTAAGTTGATGAAGCGAGATGCAGGATTAACGTATAAGACACTAGAGCCAGAACTTAAAAGATTAGGATTAGATGATAATTTAAGATATCTTGTAACAGTTGATCAAAATATTTTAAAAGATATATACGATCTGCAAAAAACAATGAAAATGCTATTGACGGTTACTAGTGGGCTAATTGTCGGCATATTATTTTTGGTCACGCAAAATATTATTGTGTATTTCAATAAAAATCAGCAGAAAATAGTGGTGCATCGCTTATTTGGCGTAGGTTTTTTTAGAACATATAAGGGATACATGTTGCTATTTGTATTAATGTGGATTGTACAACTATCAATTTGCTTCATCGTAAAGAAAGAGTTTGATTTGAAATTACTTACAGTGGTGGCAATGCTTATTTTAATTGAATTTACCGCCTCAATTATTGCATTAATCACGATGGAACGAAGAAATAAAAAAACGGTGATAAAGGGAGGTTAA
- a CDS encoding alpha/beta-type small acid-soluble spore protein translates to MTNNNSGSRNQLLVNGAEQALDQMKYEIAQEFGVQLGADATARSNGSVGGEITKRLVALAEQQLGGGVTR, encoded by the coding sequence ATGACAAACAATAACAGTGGAAGCCGTAATCAATTATTAGTAAATGGGGCTGAACAAGCTCTTGATCAAATGAAATATGAAATCGCACAAGAATTCGGTGTACAACTTGGCGCAGACGCAACAGCTCGTTCAAATGGATCTGTTGGTGGTGAAATCACAAAACGTCTAGTAGCATTAGCTGAACAACAACTTGGCGGTGGAGTTACTCGCTAA
- a CDS encoding ABC transporter ATP-binding protein, producing the protein MQYICELIDVCKSYGNHAVLDEFNLKIYEGEMVAITGKSGSGKTTILNIIGMLEKPDSGVVKLFGAESPNMGSSKANKLLRTRMSYLFQNYALIDNDTVNKNLEIPLIYAKKTKTEKKELKAAALEKVGLSVSLQQKIHELSGGEQQRVAIARILLKPCELILADEPTGSLDDNNRNEIIQILKNLNKEGKTIVIVTHDPYVAQVCDRVIEL; encoded by the coding sequence ATGCAATATATATGTGAACTAATAGATGTTTGTAAAAGTTATGGAAATCATGCAGTTTTAGATGAGTTCAATTTAAAAATTTATGAAGGGGAAATGGTTGCGATTACTGGAAAAAGCGGATCTGGTAAAACAACGATTCTAAATATTATAGGAATGCTAGAGAAACCAGATAGCGGAGTCGTTAAATTGTTTGGTGCAGAGAGTCCTAATATGGGTTCTAGTAAAGCAAATAAGCTTCTGAGGACAAGAATGTCGTATCTCTTTCAAAATTATGCGCTCATCGACAATGATACTGTAAATAAAAATTTAGAAATTCCCTTAATTTATGCAAAAAAAACAAAGACAGAAAAGAAAGAACTAAAAGCAGCCGCCTTAGAAAAAGTTGGACTGAGCGTATCATTACAGCAAAAAATACACGAGCTTTCAGGTGGTGAACAACAAAGGGTTGCCATAGCAAGGATACTTCTAAAGCCTTGCGAGTTAATATTGGCCGATGAACCAACAGGCTCTTTAGATGATAACAATAGAAATGAAATTATACAAATTTTAAAAAATCTAAATAAAGAGGGAAAGACAATTGTTATTGTCACGCATGATCCATATGTAGCACAAGTATGCGATAGAGTCATAGAATTATAA
- a CDS encoding spore coat protein, with the protein MTDQVIATDLLLGSKTAVRNYAYAITRKYV; encoded by the coding sequence ATGACAGATCAAGTAATCGCAACGGATTTATTACTTGGATCCAAAACAGCTGTAAGAAACTATGCTTATGCGATTACTAGAAAATATGTGTGA
- a CDS encoding DUF3231 family protein, with the protein MGVLSGNPQNEPLHYGEVFDIWSYLLAAQGAVAGHQVFINHTGDEDLKKFLENLIENDMTSEIEELKVLLKVNGVALPPAPPERPVASIEDIPPGARINDAEIAAAVSAGLATGLVTCSQVMGKCLREDVGMLFGQFHMKKAQAGVTLLRLSKKKGWVVPPPLHVKNTEQA; encoded by the coding sequence ATGGGTGTATTAAGCGGAAATCCTCAAAATGAACCTTTACACTATGGAGAAGTATTTGATATTTGGAGTTATCTTCTTGCAGCACAAGGAGCAGTTGCTGGACATCAAGTATTTATAAATCATACGGGTGATGAAGATTTAAAAAAGTTTTTAGAAAACTTAATTGAGAATGATATGACTTCTGAAATAGAAGAACTAAAAGTTCTTTTAAAGGTGAATGGAGTGGCTTTACCACCAGCACCTCCAGAAAGACCGGTTGCATCTATTGAGGATATTCCTCCTGGAGCACGTATCAATGATGCTGAAATTGCAGCAGCTGTTTCTGCCGGTCTAGCGACAGGATTAGTAACTTGTAGTCAAGTAATGGGAAAATGTCTTCGAGAAGATGTAGGGATGCTTTTTGGACAATTCCATATGAAAAAAGCACAAGCTGGGGTAACTTTACTACGTCTAAGTAAGAAAAAAGGCTGGGTAGTTCCTCCACCATTACATGTTAAAAATACTGAACAAGCTTAA